A single window of Venturia canescens isolate UGA chromosome 3, ASM1945775v1, whole genome shotgun sequence DNA harbors:
- the ND-13A gene encoding NADH dehydrogenase [ubiquinone] iron-sulfur protein 6, mitochondrial — protein sequence MASRKVCCLLGNSSKLCPKPLTTLSTTVRGKTFWETGQKVTHTGQTYDPNDRRLARFTDRQKEVNPNWAINLIAQVPPKPTKDRIVACDGGGGPLGHPKVYINLDKPGNHSCGYCGLRFHKEDHHH from the exons ATGGCGAGCAGAAAGGTTTGTTGTTTGCTCGGTAATTCGAGCAAGTTGTGTCCAAAACCTTTAACGACATTGTCTACAACCGTACGAGGTAAAACTTTTTGGGAAACAGGGCAAAAAGTCACTCACACTGGCCAG ACATATGATCCAAATGACAGACGTCTTGCAAGATTTACCGATCGACAAAAAGAGGTTAATCCCAATTGGGCGATCAACTTGATTGCCCAAGTTCCACCAAAGCCGACTAAAGATCGAATTGTTGCTTGCGATGGTGGTGGCGGACCTCTCGGACATCCCAAAGTTTATATTAATCTG GATAAACCAGGCAACCATAGCTGCGGTTATTGTGGCTTGCGTTTCCACAAAGAGGATCACCACCATTGA
- the Sys1 gene encoding protein SYS1 homolog gives MNNISGQFRKTTWDPFLIISQIIAVQTVMYFCLGLWIWIVASMLGHTKSLDYAFQYKEIHVRDFGGRLVIAIFVINSLIGSLALWWLVQRTKQCMDFACTAHLIHLFCCWSYNSSFPTTFSWWCLNIVSLSIMCVCGEFLCMRTELKAIPLGINSQKTAL, from the coding sequence atgaataacatATCAGGACAATTTCGTAAAACAACGTGGGATCCATTCCTTATAATATCTCAAATAATTGCTGTTCAGACGGTCATGTATTTCTGTCTTGGACTGTGGATTTGGATCGTTGCATCAATGCTTGGCCACACAAAATCTCTGGATTATGCATTTCAGTACAAAGAAATTCATGTTCGAGATTTCGGGGGACGTCTTGTTATAGCAATATTTGTAATAAATTCCCTAATTGGTTCACTCGCTCTATGGTGGCTTGTACAGAGAACCAAACAATGTATGGACTTTGCGTGCACAGCTCATCTCATACATTTATTTTGCTGTTGGTCTTATAATTCCAGTTTTCCCACGACCTTCAGCTGGTGGTGTTTGAACATTGTTTCGTTGAGTATAATGTGTGTTTGTGGAGAATTTCTGTGTATGAGGACGGAGCTCAAGGCAATTCCCTTGGGGATTAACAGCCAGAAAACAGCCTtgtaa